A section of the Papio anubis isolate 15944 chromosome 16, Panubis1.0, whole genome shotgun sequence genome encodes:
- the LOC101006107 gene encoding apolipoprotein L1 precursor (The RefSeq protein has 3 substitutions, 1 non-frameshifting indel compared to this genomic sequence) encodes MEGAALLRLFVLCIWTSGLFLGVGVRAEEATARVQQNHPGGTDTGDLQESNVSLEDYLNYFQKNVSPQEMLLLLSDHKAWERVVATAELPRDEADELYKALNKLIRHMVMKDKNWLEEVQQHRKRFLEEFPRLERELQDKIRRLCDLAGEVQKVHKGATIANAFSSTLGVASGVLTFLGLGLAPFTAGSSLVLLEPVTGLGIAAALTGITSGSVEYAKKRWAQAEAHELVNKSLDTVEEMNEFLYHNIPNFISLRVNLVKFTEDTGKAIRAIRQARANPHSVSHVPASLHRVTEPVSATSVEERARVVEMERVGEMERVGEMERVGEMERVAESRTTEVIRGAKIVDEVFEGALFVLDVVSLVCQLKHLHEGAKSKTAEELKKVAQELEKKLNILNKKYETLRQEP; translated from the exons ATGGAGGGAGCTGCTTTGCTGAGACTCTTTGTCCTCTGCATCTG GACAAGCGGACTTTTCCTTGGTGTGGGAGTGAGGGCAGAGGAAGCTACAGCGAG GGTGCAGCAAAACCATCCAGGTGGGACAGATACAGGAGATCCTCAAG AGAGCAACGTTTCTCTTGAGGATTACCTTAATTATTTCCAGAAAAACGTGAGCCCACAGGAGATGCTACTCCTGCTGAGTGACCATAAAGCCTGGGAGAGAGTGGTGGCTACTGCTGAACTGCCCAG GGATGAGGCAGATGAGCTCTATAAAGCTCTGAACAAGCTTATAAGACACatggtcatgaaagacaaaaactggCTCGAAGAAGTCCAGCAGCACAGAAAGCGGTTTTTAGAAGAGTTTCCTCGGTTGGAAAGGGAGCTTCAGGATAAAATAAGAAGGCTCTGCGACCTTGCAGGTGAGGTTCAGAAGGTCCACAAAGGCGCCACCATCGCCAATGCGTTCTCCAGCACTCTCGGCGTTGCCTCTGGTGTCCTGACCTTCCTCGGCCTGGGTCTGGCACCCTTCACAGCGGGGAGCAGCCTTGTGCTCTTGGAACCTGTGACGGGGTTGGGAATCGCAGCCGCCTTGACCGGGATTACCAGCGGTAGCGTGGAATACGCAAAGAAGCGGTGGGCACAAGCCGAAGCCCATGAACTGGTCAACAAAAGCCTTGACACGGTGGAGGAGATGAACGAGTTTCTGTATCACAACATACCCAACTTTATTTCCTTACGTGTCAATCTTGTCAAATTCACAGAAGACACTGGGAAGGCCATCCGTGCCATCAGGCAAGCTAGAGCCAACCCTCACTCAGTATCACATGTCCCAGCCTCACTCCACCGGGTCACTGAGCCAGTCTCAGCTACAAGCGTTGAAGAGAGGGCTAGAGTTGTAGAGATGGAGAGAGTTGCTGAATCCCGCACCACAGAGGTGATCAGAGGAGCCAAGATCGTTGATAAGGTCTTTGAAGGCGCCCTTTTCGTGCTGGATGTAGTCGGCCTCGTGTGCCAGTTAAAGCACTTACATGAGGGGGCAAAGTCAAAGACAGCTGAGGAGCTGAAGAAGGTGGCTCAGGAGCTGGAGAAGAAGCTAAACATTCTCAACAAGAAGTATGAGACTCTGCGCCAAGAACCGTGA